One window of Rhizobium tropici CIAT 899 genomic DNA carries:
- a CDS encoding ABC transporter ATP-binding protein, with the protein MAGKDVLLSVDGIKATYNGAITALHGVSFTLRRGEILALLGANGAGKTTTLKAISNLLPAERGEITAGGVLYEGRDVTTATPAELVRAGLVQVLEGRHCFRNLTIEENLVSGGLGRSGSRSEIAADLERIYTIFPRLKEKRRALAGLTSGGEQQMAAIGRALMSRPKLLVLDEPSMGLAPIVVQDIFRTLRRLNVEGGLSILVAEQNSAIALRYADRATVLENGAAVLSGDAAELRGRDDVKAFYLGQKSTPASIPATTSLPQA; encoded by the coding sequence ATGGCTGGAAAAGACGTTCTGCTGAGCGTGGACGGGATCAAAGCGACCTACAATGGAGCAATCACGGCGCTTCACGGTGTCAGCTTCACACTGCGCCGCGGCGAGATTCTGGCGCTGCTGGGTGCCAATGGCGCCGGCAAGACGACGACGCTCAAGGCGATTTCGAACCTGCTTCCAGCCGAGCGCGGCGAGATTACCGCCGGCGGCGTCCTGTACGAGGGCCGCGACGTCACCACTGCAACGCCGGCCGAATTGGTGCGCGCCGGCCTCGTGCAGGTCCTTGAGGGCCGGCATTGCTTCCGCAATTTGACCATCGAGGAAAATCTCGTTTCCGGCGGCCTTGGACGGAGCGGCTCGCGCTCCGAGATCGCCGCCGATCTGGAGAGAATATACACGATTTTTCCCCGACTAAAGGAGAAGCGCCGCGCGCTGGCCGGTCTTACCTCGGGCGGTGAACAGCAAATGGCGGCGATCGGCCGTGCGCTGATGTCGCGTCCAAAGCTTTTGGTGCTCGACGAACCGTCCATGGGGCTGGCGCCGATCGTCGTGCAGGACATTTTCCGGACGTTGCGGCGGCTGAATGTTGAAGGCGGTCTTTCCATTCTCGTTGCCGAACAGAATTCGGCGATCGCCCTGCGTTATGCCGACCGCGCGACAGTCCTCGAAAACGGCGCTGCAGTGCTTTCGGGAGATGCGGCCGAGTTGCGCGGACGCGACGACGTCAAGGCATTTTATCTCGGTCAGAAATCCACACCGGCATCCATACCCGCCACAACAAGCCTCCCACAGGCCTGA
- a CDS encoding ABC transporter substrate-binding protein, translating to MSDPIIDQAYRRRTVLKTMLASGALPLLSSGVLSSALAAGNRFAGHTLNLLIIQPHVVTGKKISEDFEKLTGARVNVTAVPYDQVSVKATLDFQSGAGEFDVIDYFYTYKGQLAEDGVIEDVTDLIEKDKAEIQPDDFIQTIYDQYTLHEGRRYGLPYDGDSHLLFYNKELFDRYGLKPATTWDEYNENAKIITDAESKNGIYGAAVLGAKIPVIILSTYANRLTGFGGNFLKADGTSALDSAEAVEALKSLLASAPHALPTPLETRFEEGLPAFLSGKAAQIDFWTDLGGYAQDPKGSKIVDKWGVTRIPVGGANKTPRLAFNAGFGFAITSGSKNKDVAWELIKLATSKGYHEQLLTLTGSGIDPDRHSGLNSEKFKAFQPLVQPLLADGALENSLAWPTAVYAPKLENALTDELSLALAGTKSAEQAIADAHKSWTNIIEANG from the coding sequence ATGTCCGACCCCATCATCGACCAAGCATATCGCCGCCGCACGGTCTTGAAGACCATGCTGGCATCAGGAGCGCTTCCTCTTCTCTCATCGGGCGTCTTGTCCTCCGCCCTGGCCGCAGGCAATCGGTTCGCCGGACACACCCTCAATCTCCTGATCATTCAGCCGCATGTCGTCACAGGCAAGAAGATCTCCGAGGATTTCGAGAAGCTTACGGGTGCGAGGGTCAACGTAACCGCCGTTCCCTACGACCAGGTCAGCGTCAAGGCGACCCTCGACTTTCAATCTGGAGCCGGTGAATTCGACGTCATCGACTATTTCTATACCTACAAGGGCCAGTTGGCCGAGGACGGCGTGATCGAGGACGTCACTGACTTGATCGAGAAAGACAAGGCGGAAATCCAACCCGACGACTTCATCCAGACGATCTATGACCAGTACACGCTGCATGAAGGCCGTCGCTATGGCCTGCCTTATGACGGCGACAGCCACCTTCTGTTCTACAACAAGGAACTCTTCGATCGTTATGGCCTCAAGCCAGCAACGACCTGGGACGAATACAATGAAAACGCCAAGATCATCACCGACGCGGAATCCAAGAACGGTATCTACGGTGCTGCAGTCCTGGGCGCGAAGATCCCGGTGATCATCCTGTCGACCTATGCCAACCGCCTCACCGGCTTTGGCGGCAACTTCCTGAAAGCAGACGGCACCTCGGCCCTCGACAGCGCCGAAGCCGTGGAGGCGCTGAAGTCGCTCCTCGCATCCGCACCGCATGCATTGCCGACGCCGCTCGAGACGCGCTTCGAGGAAGGTCTACCCGCCTTCCTCAGCGGTAAGGCCGCCCAGATCGACTTTTGGACTGACCTCGGCGGCTACGCCCAGGATCCCAAGGGCTCGAAGATCGTCGACAAGTGGGGCGTCACCCGCATTCCAGTCGGTGGCGCCAACAAGACACCGCGTCTTGCCTTCAACGCCGGTTTCGGCTTCGCAATCACCAGCGGGTCGAAGAACAAGGACGTCGCCTGGGAACTGATCAAGCTCGCGACCAGCAAGGGCTACCACGAACAACTGCTCACGCTGACCGGCTCCGGTATCGATCCCGACCGTCACTCCGGCCTTAACTCCGAAAAGTTCAAGGCCTTCCAGCCGCTCGTCCAGCCGCTGCTGGCAGACGGTGCACTTGAAAACAGCCTCGCCTGGCCCACGGCCGTTTATGCCCCGAAGCTGGAAAACGCGCTGACCGATGAACTCTCCCTCGCCCTTGCCGGGACCAAAAGTGCCGAACAGGCGATCGCCGATGCCCATAAGTCCTGGACGAACATCATCGAAGCCAATGGCTGA
- a CDS encoding carbohydrate ABC transporter permease — protein sequence MKINRSDILLVAATAPIFIFFTLPIAYLISVSFKTKDDVLSGHFLPTSPTLDNWPAAFEAACLSGFIANSVAVSLLAGALTLLLTLPAAYAVLRLGIGGKWLGDLTLSSYMAPPIVALIPLFYLLKATGLLNTHAGLVMLYGFANIPVAFWLLTPFLRRMPLEIEQAAAVDGAGPFRILVHIVVPIIVPGIVATLIIVSVLAYNEFLFASAFTFSDETRTLPVGISLFQGDRLVNFGQMAAASLAGIAPVYLVALFLQRYLVAGLAHGGLK from the coding sequence ATGAAGATCAACCGCTCCGACATTCTGCTCGTTGCCGCGACCGCGCCGATCTTCATCTTCTTCACTCTGCCGATCGCGTATCTCATCTCGGTTTCTTTCAAGACCAAAGACGACGTGCTGAGCGGGCACTTCCTGCCGACAAGCCCGACGCTCGACAATTGGCCGGCCGCCTTCGAGGCTGCCTGTCTTTCAGGATTCATAGCCAACTCCGTTGCCGTATCGCTGCTCGCCGGCGCCCTGACGTTGCTGCTCACCCTCCCCGCCGCCTACGCCGTGCTGCGACTCGGCATCGGTGGCAAGTGGCTCGGTGATCTCACTCTGTCGAGCTACATGGCGCCACCGATCGTGGCTCTGATTCCCCTGTTCTATCTTCTCAAGGCAACCGGGCTCCTCAACACGCATGCCGGACTTGTGATGCTCTACGGCTTTGCCAATATTCCCGTCGCCTTCTGGCTTCTCACGCCTTTTCTCCGGCGCATGCCGCTGGAGATTGAACAGGCGGCAGCAGTCGACGGAGCCGGCCCCTTCCGGATCCTTGTCCATATCGTCGTGCCGATCATTGTGCCAGGCATCGTGGCGACGCTGATCATTGTCTCGGTCCTCGCCTATAACGAGTTCCTCTTTGCCTCCGCCTTCACCTTTTCCGACGAGACGCGCACGCTTCCCGTCGGCATCTCGCTCTTCCAGGGGGATCGGCTGGTCAATTTCGGACAGATGGCGGCTGCTTCTCTCGCGGGCATCGCACCAGTCTATCTGGTGGCACTCTTCCTGCAGCGTTATCTCGTTGCAGGTCTTGCCCATGGCGGCCTCAAATGA
- a CDS encoding response regulator transcription factor has product MNTEYPAISNREKACLAWTAKGKSSWAIGKTLSISEHTVNFHLRNAMRKLNCSSRMAAALKAVELGIIGWH; this is encoded by the coding sequence ATGAACACGGAATATCCAGCCATCTCAAACCGCGAAAAAGCATGCCTCGCATGGACTGCGAAAGGTAAATCATCGTGGGCGATCGGGAAGACATTGAGCATATCGGAGCACACGGTAAATTTTCATCTTAGGAATGCCATGCGAAAGCTAAACTGCAGCAGCAGAATGGCTGCTGCATTGAAAGCTGTTGAGCTCGGAATCATTGGATGGCATTAG
- a CDS encoding branched-chain amino acid ABC transporter permease, with protein MAVVTTDHHPTRLFSRWMTPIAILAGAYLVVPFVGSTYLFEAILLPFLALSLAGVGLNLLTGYAGQVSLGSAAFMAVGAFAAYNFNLRVDGLPLIVSILLAGLMAAVIGIVFGLPSLRLKGFYLAVSTLAAQFFVQWALTKFSWFSNDSASGVIDAPPLTLAGVEFTGPAGRYLFSLTIVVVLTFLAHRLTTSQTGRNFIAVRDNEIAARIIGVPVLRTKLLAFAISSFIIAVAGALWAFAYLRTVEPAGFNLDRSFQILFIIIIGGLASTRGAFLGAALIVVFPLVLSRLGSFLLGDVFDSGVLDMSQRIVLGALIILFLILEPDGLSSLWGKIRRRLGSAIDRPA; from the coding sequence ATGGCCGTCGTTACCACCGATCATCATCCCACACGGCTTTTCAGCCGCTGGATGACGCCGATTGCCATCCTTGCCGGCGCCTATCTCGTGGTTCCCTTTGTCGGTTCGACCTATTTGTTCGAGGCGATCCTTTTGCCGTTCCTGGCGCTCAGCCTTGCCGGCGTCGGGCTGAATCTGCTTACCGGCTATGCAGGCCAGGTCTCGCTCGGAAGCGCCGCCTTCATGGCCGTCGGTGCCTTTGCTGCTTACAATTTCAATCTGCGCGTCGATGGCCTGCCGTTGATCGTCAGCATCCTGCTGGCCGGCCTTATGGCGGCGGTGATCGGCATCGTCTTCGGCCTGCCGAGCCTCAGATTGAAGGGCTTTTATCTTGCGGTGTCGACGCTCGCCGCGCAGTTCTTCGTGCAGTGGGCTCTCACCAAGTTTAGCTGGTTTTCAAACGACTCTGCCTCCGGGGTCATTGATGCGCCGCCTCTGACGCTTGCGGGCGTCGAGTTTACGGGCCCGGCAGGTCGCTATCTCTTTTCACTTACGATCGTGGTGGTGCTGACCTTCCTGGCGCATCGGCTGACGACCTCTCAAACCGGGCGCAACTTCATCGCCGTTCGGGACAATGAGATCGCGGCGCGCATCATCGGCGTGCCCGTACTGAGAACCAAGTTGCTGGCCTTTGCGATCTCCTCTTTCATCATCGCGGTTGCGGGAGCGCTTTGGGCCTTTGCTTACCTGAGGACCGTCGAGCCGGCCGGCTTCAATCTCGACCGATCGTTCCAAATCCTTTTCATCATCATCATCGGCGGGCTTGCCTCGACGCGGGGCGCCTTTCTCGGCGCCGCCCTGATCGTCGTCTTCCCGCTCGTGCTATCTCGATTGGGCTCGTTCCTGCTCGGTGATGTTTTCGATTCCGGCGTGCTCGACATGAGCCAGCGCATCGTGCTCGGCGCCTTGATCATTCTGTTTCTGATCCTGGAACCGGACGGGCTTTCCTCGCTTTGGGGCAAGATCCGAAGGCGGTTGGGCTCTGCCATCGACAGGCCGGCCTGA
- a CDS encoding SfnB family sulfur acquisition oxidoreductase — protein sequence MTLSQVNTENAVKAVPAVPRPAEPAHVIKDDAEAIAVARRLAAEFVKDSAKRDRERIWPVAELDAFSQSGLWSINVPKAFGGPEVSYATLAKVIEIISAADSSIGQIAQNHLGVVAAIRTVSDVAQQKLLFAEVLKGTRFGNAFSEFGSKRAVDFETRFSDAGDHVVVNGRKFYSSGALLAHLVPIVALDDEGRAWYAIAERDARGLTVIDDWSSFGQRTTLSGTVLLDNVKVPKTHLVPGYKGYEVPSADGAIFQIIQVAVDTGIAQAAIDETVAFVRTKSRAWVDSGQDHAWEDPYTIQAVGDLTLRLHAAQALLEKAGYAIDRAVLNPNAETVAEAQIVTAEAKILSTEIAIAATNKLFELAGTRSTLAEHNLDRHWRNARTHTLHDPVRWKYAILGRYFLNGENPPLHAWS from the coding sequence ATGACGCTCTCACAGGTCAATACCGAAAATGCCGTCAAGGCTGTGCCGGCGGTTCCTCGTCCGGCTGAGCCCGCCCATGTCATCAAGGACGATGCCGAGGCAATCGCTGTTGCCCGCCGGCTTGCGGCCGAATTCGTGAAGGACTCCGCCAAGCGCGATCGCGAACGCATTTGGCCCGTCGCCGAGTTGGATGCCTTTTCGCAAAGCGGCCTATGGTCGATCAATGTGCCAAAGGCCTTCGGCGGCCCGGAGGTTTCGTACGCCACGCTTGCAAAGGTCATCGAAATCATATCGGCGGCGGATTCATCGATCGGTCAGATCGCCCAGAACCATCTGGGGGTCGTCGCTGCCATCCGGACTGTATCGGATGTCGCCCAGCAGAAACTCCTGTTTGCCGAGGTGCTGAAAGGCACCCGTTTCGGCAACGCTTTTTCGGAATTCGGTTCCAAACGGGCGGTCGATTTCGAAACGCGCTTCAGCGATGCCGGCGACCACGTTGTCGTCAACGGGCGCAAGTTCTATTCCTCCGGCGCTCTGCTCGCGCATCTTGTGCCGATCGTCGCGCTCGATGACGAAGGGCGGGCCTGGTATGCGATTGCCGAGCGGGATGCGCGGGGGCTCACCGTCATCGATGACTGGTCCTCGTTCGGGCAGCGCACGACGCTGTCCGGCACCGTGCTGCTCGACAACGTCAAGGTGCCGAAGACCCATCTCGTGCCTGGATACAAGGGCTATGAAGTGCCGAGCGCAGATGGTGCGATCTTCCAGATCATCCAGGTTGCCGTCGACACCGGTATCGCACAGGCCGCCATTGACGAGACGGTCGCCTTCGTGCGCACCAAGAGCCGGGCATGGGTGGATAGCGGCCAGGATCATGCCTGGGAGGATCCCTATACAATCCAGGCCGTCGGCGACCTGACGCTGCGCCTGCATGCCGCGCAAGCGCTTTTGGAAAAAGCCGGCTATGCAATCGACCGCGCCGTACTGAACCCCAATGCGGAGACGGTCGCCGAAGCGCAGATCGTCACGGCCGAGGCCAAGATCCTATCGACCGAAATCGCGATTGCTGCGACCAACAAGCTGTTCGAACTCGCAGGCACTCGCTCAACACTCGCCGAGCACAACCTCGATCGCCATTGGCGCAATGCGCGCACCCATACGCTCCATGACCCCGTGCGCTGGAAATACGCCATTCTTGGAAGATATTTCCTGAATGGCGAAAATCCCCCGCTGCATGCGTGGAGTTGA
- a CDS encoding branched-chain amino acid ABC transporter permease, with protein MADFDWPFLIEVLVGGLLSGVMYSLVAIGFVLIYKTSGVLNFAQGAMLLFAALTFVSLLERGVPFALALVITFAVMVLIGIAIERTVLRPLTNKPPITLFMATLGLSYIIEGAAQLIWGTQVHGLELGIEDVPFDIGGVFISQFDLFAAAVAAAMVAALSAFFRYTRIGLACRAVADDQFAALAVGLKLPWIWATVWAAAGVVALVAGLLWGARLGVQFSLSLVVLKALPVLVLGGFDSILGAIVGGLLIGATEKLAEVYIGEYFGGGIEGWIAYVAALAFLLIRPSGLFGQKLVERV; from the coding sequence ATGGCAGATTTCGACTGGCCGTTTCTGATCGAAGTGCTGGTTGGCGGCCTGCTGTCGGGCGTTATGTATTCGCTCGTCGCAATCGGTTTCGTGCTGATCTACAAGACGTCGGGCGTGCTTAATTTCGCTCAAGGGGCAATGTTGCTGTTTGCCGCGCTGACCTTTGTCAGCCTTCTTGAGCGTGGCGTTCCCTTTGCCTTGGCGCTCGTCATTACATTCGCTGTCATGGTGCTGATCGGCATTGCCATCGAGCGTACCGTGCTGCGACCATTGACCAACAAGCCGCCGATTACGCTTTTCATGGCGACGCTCGGGCTCTCCTATATCATCGAGGGGGCGGCTCAACTCATCTGGGGCACGCAGGTCCACGGTCTGGAGCTCGGGATCGAGGATGTTCCATTCGACATTGGCGGCGTGTTCATCAGCCAGTTCGATCTTTTTGCGGCGGCAGTCGCTGCTGCGATGGTGGCGGCGCTGTCCGCCTTCTTCCGCTACACCCGAATTGGGCTGGCATGCCGGGCTGTAGCGGACGATCAGTTCGCTGCGCTTGCAGTCGGACTGAAACTGCCCTGGATTTGGGCAACGGTCTGGGCGGCTGCCGGTGTCGTGGCGCTGGTGGCTGGCCTGCTATGGGGCGCGCGGCTCGGCGTGCAGTTCTCCCTGTCGCTGGTGGTGCTGAAAGCGCTGCCCGTTCTCGTGCTTGGCGGCTTTGATTCCATTCTGGGTGCGATCGTCGGCGGCCTGCTAATCGGCGCGACAGAGAAGCTCGCGGAAGTCTATATCGGCGAATATTTCGGCGGCGGCATCGAAGGTTGGATTGCCTATGTCGCAGCACTCGCCTTCCTGCTCATCCGCCCCTCCGGCCTGTTTGGGCAAAAGCTCGTGGAAAGGGTCTGA
- a CDS encoding ABC transporter ATP-binding protein: MPAATYSLDVLDPGTLRDSGDQIARALPPGKTGGIPQHDEETHALSLHGISLSFGGVAALVNVDLSVEPGEIRAIIGPNGAGKSSLINVISGVYRSNHGHVRIGSNTYRHVPTERLASLGVARTFQNLALFKGLSVTDNVIAGRAYTVCSTFAEQILGLGRARREEADARERAARILEFLHLGQVSHRLVGTLPYGLQKRVELARALVAEPKILLLDEPMAGMTASEKNDMADVIRSARDLYDTTVILIEHDIGVVMQLSDRIAVLDYGRKIADGSPDEIRADERVIDAYLGVVAENEDGEGI, from the coding sequence ATGCCTGCCGCGACCTATTCCCTTGACGTGCTGGATCCCGGTACGCTGCGGGACTCCGGCGACCAGATTGCCCGCGCGTTGCCACCGGGCAAGACCGGCGGCATCCCGCAGCATGACGAAGAGACCCATGCTCTCTCTTTGCATGGCATCAGCCTGTCATTCGGTGGCGTCGCTGCCTTGGTCAATGTAGACCTTTCTGTTGAGCCGGGGGAGATCCGGGCGATTATCGGTCCAAATGGCGCAGGCAAGAGTTCGCTGATCAACGTCATCAGCGGTGTCTATCGCTCGAACCATGGCCATGTTCGTATCGGCTCCAACACCTATCGTCATGTGCCGACGGAGCGATTGGCATCGCTTGGCGTTGCGCGCACGTTCCAGAACCTCGCCTTGTTCAAGGGCTTGAGTGTCACTGATAACGTCATCGCCGGTCGAGCCTATACCGTGTGCTCGACCTTTGCCGAACAGATCCTCGGGCTTGGCCGCGCGCGCCGCGAAGAGGCGGATGCACGCGAGCGGGCGGCCCGTATTCTCGAGTTCCTGCATCTGGGCCAGGTCAGCCATCGTCTCGTAGGCACGCTGCCCTACGGACTGCAAAAACGCGTCGAGCTCGCCCGCGCCCTGGTGGCGGAACCGAAGATCCTGCTTCTAGACGAGCCTATGGCGGGGATGACGGCGAGCGAAAAGAACGACATGGCCGACGTCATCCGGTCTGCCCGAGATCTGTATGACACGACGGTGATCCTCATCGAACACGATATCGGCGTGGTCATGCAGCTTTCCGACCGGATCGCGGTCCTCGATTACGGCCGCAAGATCGCCGACGGCAGCCCGGACGAAATTCGTGCCGACGAGCGCGTCATCGACGCCTATCTCGGCGTCGTTGCGGAAAACGAGGATGGGGAGGGCATCTGA
- a CDS encoding ABC transporter substrate-binding protein, which produces MTMLAKLKAAVIAAGLAVSAAIPAAHADEQYFPLQSYRVGPYAAGGTGFFGGFIDYLNLINTRNGGVNGVKLTWSEAETQYEVERGVEAYERLKSNPNIAAWNPLSVGIAYAMIDRITQDKVPLITINHGRTDSTDGRVFPYVFPLLLNPYSETSGIVNYIASKLGGLDKLKGKKIVVLYHGSPYGKETIPIYELLSQKYGFELQQIEVPHPGNEQQAQWLTIRRAKPDYVVLRGWGVMNPVALKTAAKTGFPADHIIGNVWSNSEEDVIPAGDAAKGYTAITTQASGTEYPIVQEIVKTLYDNGKGNLEDKKRIGSVYHNLGIVNGILNVEAIRIAQEKFGHRTLTGDEVRWGFEHLQLDPARVEALGAKGLFHSINVTWDNHEGNGYVTFQQWDGKKWNVVSDWIAPDWALLRPIIEKSSEAYAKEKGIKLRTSEDAQAVTN; this is translated from the coding sequence ATGACCATGCTTGCGAAATTGAAGGCCGCTGTCATTGCGGCTGGACTAGCCGTCTCGGCCGCGATACCGGCCGCCCATGCCGATGAACAATATTTCCCGCTGCAGAGCTATCGCGTCGGGCCCTATGCGGCCGGCGGCACAGGTTTCTTCGGTGGTTTTATCGATTATCTGAACCTCATCAACACGCGGAATGGCGGCGTCAACGGCGTCAAGCTCACCTGGTCGGAAGCGGAAACGCAATACGAGGTTGAACGCGGCGTCGAGGCCTACGAGCGTCTCAAGAGCAATCCGAATATTGCCGCCTGGAACCCGCTTTCCGTCGGTATCGCCTATGCCATGATCGACCGCATCACGCAGGACAAGGTGCCGTTGATCACCATCAACCATGGTCGCACGGATTCCACTGATGGCCGCGTTTTCCCCTATGTCTTTCCGCTGCTGCTCAATCCCTATAGCGAGACCTCGGGCATCGTGAACTACATCGCCTCGAAGCTCGGCGGTCTCGACAAGCTGAAGGGCAAGAAGATCGTCGTGCTGTATCACGGCTCGCCCTACGGCAAGGAAACGATCCCGATCTATGAACTCTTGTCGCAGAAATATGGCTTCGAACTGCAGCAGATCGAGGTGCCGCATCCCGGCAATGAGCAACAGGCGCAATGGCTGACGATCCGCCGCGCCAAGCCGGATTACGTCGTCCTGCGCGGCTGGGGTGTCATGAACCCGGTCGCCCTGAAAACCGCGGCCAAGACCGGCTTTCCTGCCGACCATATCATCGGCAATGTCTGGTCGAACTCGGAAGAGGACGTGATCCCGGCCGGCGACGCCGCGAAGGGATATACCGCCATCACGACCCAAGCCTCCGGCACGGAATATCCGATCGTCCAGGAGATCGTGAAGACGCTCTATGACAACGGCAAGGGCAATCTGGAAGACAAGAAGCGCATCGGCTCCGTCTATCATAATCTCGGTATCGTCAACGGTATCCTGAACGTCGAGGCGATCCGTATTGCCCAGGAAAAGTTCGGACATCGGACTCTGACGGGCGACGAGGTCCGCTGGGGCTTCGAGCACCTGCAGCTTGATCCGGCTCGCGTCGAGGCGCTCGGCGCCAAGGGCCTGTTCCATTCCATAAACGTCACCTGGGACAATCACGAGGGCAACGGCTACGTGACCTTCCAGCAGTGGGACGGCAAGAAGTGGAACGTCGTCTCCGATTGGATTGCGCCGGACTGGGCACTGCTCCGGCCGATCATCGAGAAATCCTCGGAAGCCTACGCCAAGGAAAAGGGCATCAAGTTGCGCACGTCCGAAGACGCACAGGCCGTGACGAACTGA
- a CDS encoding carbohydrate ABC transporter permease produces MTAIDFPPARRRAASTTADHGISAHRVIGWLWISPILLGLASTLVYPTLFLVALALSKSTLGKPFRSFVGLRHVRDVLQDPLFVTSLTKSIAYAFITASTQLAIGFLIALLFSQLLKAGRFLVSLILLPLMTPPVMVGVAWKLILAPAGGLLNGVLLNLGIVDAPVSFLGDPVFAWFAIAVADVWQWTPFVVILSFAALSTIPEGVHEASIIDGASPLQRFWHITLPLVAAPLSSIYLLKLILSFKVFDLVYVLTFGGPGFATTTTGFSIYRRALEQFDVARAAAETLIYSLVIGAVLWPVIRIHQHLERKDA; encoded by the coding sequence ATGACTGCGATCGATTTCCCCCCCGCTCGAAGACGCGCCGCCTCAACGACGGCAGATCACGGTATTTCGGCACACCGGGTCATCGGTTGGCTGTGGATCTCTCCGATCTTGCTCGGGCTCGCCTCGACCCTGGTCTATCCCACACTCTTCCTGGTGGCCCTTGCGCTCAGCAAAAGCACGCTCGGGAAACCCTTCCGCAGCTTTGTCGGATTGCGACATGTGCGGGACGTCCTCCAGGATCCGCTGTTTGTGACCTCTCTGACCAAGAGCATCGCCTATGCTTTCATCACGGCGAGTACCCAGCTGGCTATCGGCTTTTTGATCGCCTTGCTCTTCAGCCAGCTCCTGAAGGCCGGACGGTTCCTGGTAAGCCTGATCCTGCTGCCGCTCATGACGCCGCCGGTGATGGTGGGAGTCGCATGGAAGTTGATCCTCGCGCCGGCCGGAGGGCTCCTGAACGGGGTGCTCCTGAACCTTGGCATTGTCGACGCGCCCGTAAGCTTCCTGGGCGATCCTGTCTTTGCCTGGTTCGCGATCGCGGTTGCCGATGTCTGGCAATGGACGCCCTTCGTCGTCATCCTTAGCTTCGCCGCCCTTTCGACCATTCCCGAAGGCGTCCACGAGGCATCGATCATTGATGGAGCATCACCTCTGCAACGCTTCTGGCACATCACGCTTCCGCTCGTGGCGGCGCCGCTCTCCTCAATCTATCTCCTGAAGCTCATTCTCTCCTTCAAGGTCTTCGACCTCGTCTATGTCCTGACGTTCGGCGGTCCGGGCTTTGCCACTACGACGACCGGCTTCTCCATCTATCGCCGCGCATTGGAACAGTTCGATGTCGCCCGCGCCGCCGCCGAGACCCTGATCTATAGTCTGGTAATTGGCGCAGTGCTCTGGCCCGTCATCCGCATTCACCAGCATCTCGAGAGGAAAGACGCATGA